AGCGCCCTGGCGGCCATCGTGATCGAGCCGGTGCTGGGAGAGGGCGGCTTCATCCCGGTGCCCCACGAGTTTTTGCGCAAGATCCGCGAGGTCTGCGACCAAACCGGCGCGGTGATGATCGCCGACGAGATCCAGTCGGGCTCGGGCCGCACCGGCAAGCTGTGGGCCATCGAGCACTCCGGCGTCGTCCCCGACCTGATCATCTCGGCCAAGAGCCTGGGCGCGGGCATGCCCATCAGCGCGGTCACGGGCCGGGCGGAGATCCTGGACAGCCCGCACGTAGGCGGGGTGGGCAGCACCTACGGGGGCAACCCCCTGGCCTGCGTGGCGGCCTTGAAGGCCCTCGAGATCCTCCAGTCCCCCGGCTTCCTCGAGCGCGCCCAACACATCGAGCGCATCGTCCGGGAGACCTTTGAGCCCATACAGTCGGAGGTCGTGGCGCTGGGTGACGTGCGCGGGGTAGGGGCGATGATGGCCCTCGAGTTCGTCAAGGATAAAGCCAGCAAGGAGCCCTGGTCGGACTTCACTATGAACACCATCAAGGCGGCCAACCAGAACGGGGTCATCTTGATCCGGGCCGGGCTCTACACCAACTGCATCCGCTTTCTGCCCGCCCTGGACATTCCCGAAGATATGCTTCGGGAAGCCTTGGAGGTCGTGGCGAACGCTATCCGCACCACCCACCAAGCGATGGCGGCGACGGCGTGAGGAGGCAAAATGCCAAACGCCAGGCGCAATACGCTGGCCACCCCCAACGCCGAAGCCGGAACTCCTCAACAACCCTGCGGTCTGGCCCACCGATGAACAGATGTTGGACGCAAATCAAGAGCCGCTAAAGGTTATGGTCTAGGTGCGATGAACGTGATCC
The Meiothermus sp. Pnk-1 genome window above contains:
- a CDS encoding aspartate aminotransferase family protein, coding for MPYINLKTPIPGPKSQELNARRAAAVTSALAQANPIAVKKAHGSLVEDADGNTLIDLAGGIGMMAVGHTPQAVVEAIKAQADELLHICSIVANYEPYVALCEALNRLTPGDFPKKTLLSSGGAEAVENAVKFARRYTGRSGILVFEGAYHGRSNLTMAMTSKWGLFKKGFGPFASEVYRLPLPNLYRTPQGMTPQEYVEWSCWNLENALTAHIDPSALAAIVIEPVLGEGGFIPVPHEFLRKIREVCDQTGAVMIADEIQSGSGRTGKLWAIEHSGVVPDLIISAKSLGAGMPISAVTGRAEILDSPHVGGVGSTYGGNPLACVAALKALEILQSPGFLERAQHIERIVRETFEPIQSEVVALGDVRGVGAMMALEFVKDKASKEPWSDFTMNTIKAANQNGVILIRAGLYTNCIRFLPALDIPEDMLREALEVVANAIRTTHQAMAATA